The Bacteroides ovatus genomic interval GGAAGAAAGAAAAGCTGAAAAGATCGATATGGAAGCTGCTGGTGAAGCTCCTGCTAACAAAGGCAAGAAGAAATCAGTGAAAGCTAGACTCGACAAGTCTGACGAAGAAGCTATTAACGCAGCTAAAGCTGCTGCTTTCATCAAGGAAGACGAAGAGGCTTAATATATAAAATGTGCCAATTTGCTAATGTGCAAGAGTATATTTATACGCTTGTATCTTGATTGGCAGATTGGCACATTTTTTTGTTTCGAAAATTATTATTCATTTAAATAAAGGAAATTATTATGGCTGTAAGTATGGCTGATATTACCAAGCTGCGCAAAATGACCGGAGCTGGTATGATGGATTGCAAAAACGCGTTGACTGAAGCTGAAGGCGATTTCGACAAGGCAATGGAAATTATCCGTAAGAAAGGACAAGCTGTTGCTGCTAAGCGTTCAGAACGTGAAGCTTCTGAAGGTTGCGTTTTGGCTAAAACTACCGGTGACCGTGCTGTTATCGTTGCTTTGAAGTGTGAAACTGACTTTGTGGCTCAGAATGCTGATTTCGTGAAACTGACTCAGGATATTCTTGATCTTGCTGTGGCTAATAAATGCGCTACTTTGGACGAAGTAAAAGCATTGCCGATGGGTAACGGTACTGTACAGGATGCAGTGACTGACCGTAGCGGTATCACAGGTGAGAAAATGGAACTGGATGGTTACATGACTGTAGAAGGTGTATGCACTGCTGTTTACAATCACATGAACAGAAATGGTCTTTGCACGATTGTTGCTTTCAACAAGGAAGTGAACGAGCAGTTGGCTAAGCAAATAGCTATGCAGATTGCTGCCATGAACCCGATTGCTATTGATGAAGATGGCGTTTCTGAAGAAGTAAAACAGAAAGAAATTGAAGTTGCTATTGAGAAGACAAAAGCAGAACAGGTACAGAAAGCTGTAGAGGCTGCTCTGAAGAAAGCTAACATCAACCCGGCTCATGTGGACAGCGAAGAACACATGGATAGCAACATGGCTAAAGGATGGATTACTGCTGAAGATGTAGCGAAAGCAAAAGAAATCATTGCTACTGTTTCTGCAGAGAAGGCTGCACATCTGCCTGAACAAATGATTCAGAACATCGCGAAAGGTCGTCTGGGCAAGTTCTTGAAAGAAGTTTGCTTATTGAACCAGGAAGATATCATGGACGGTAAGAAAACTGTAAGAGAAGTGTTGGCTGCTGCTGACCCTGAACTGAAGATTGTTGATTTCAAGCGTTTCACTTTGAAAGCTGAATAATCAATCAGATTCAAATTCTATAATGTGTCCTTAAAAACGGAACACGTTAACTTAATAGAGGTATTCATTAAGACTCTCTATTTGAAGATGTAAAAAAGGCAACTAATTCATAACGAGTTAGTTGCCTTTTCTTTTCATATTTAAGGAATATTCCTAAAGAAACTGCCATGTATAACATGAGGCACATTCTTGGGGAGGATTATTTCAATGCCTTGTCTATTTCCTTCATCAGCTTGTCCATTTCTTCTTTTTTATAACCGACAGTGGCGGATATCACTTTCCCTTCTTTGTCGATTAAGTAACTTCTGGGAATGTATTGACTGGCAAACTTACCTGTGACTTCCCGTTTCGGGTCCGGGTAGAGAGGAAATGTAAACCCTTTGCGCTTGTTGTATTTCGTTAATTGATCGTCGGTATGTTCGCGTCCGATTACTAACATGCAGAAATCTTTGTTGTCCTTATATTTAGGCCAGAGTGTTTTTTGAACTTCAGCCAGTTCGCTTTGGCAAGGACCACACCAAGTAGCGAAAATATTGATTAATACAACTTTCCCTTTCAGGTCCTCGGAGTTTACAGTACCGTTCACTGTTGAATGAAGGGTGAAAGCAGGCATACTATCGCCTACCTTGACGATATCAGCATTGTTGTCTTGTGCAAATGACAACAGTGAGAATAACGTTACTGCACAGAATAATGTTACTTTTCTCATATCTTTAAAATATTTAGTTACAAAATGCTATTTAGTTTAACCTCCTATACCTTTTGTTCTGGCATATCCTTCTTTAATGAGCAGCTCTATGATTTTGGTTTTGAAATCTCCTTGTACCATAATCTCTCCGTCTTTAGCCGATCCGCCTACTCCACATTTGCTTTTCAGTAGCTTACCCAGCTCTTTCAAGTCGTTTTCCGTACCTATAAATCCGGTAATTAATGTGACCACTTTACCGCCCCGATTCTTTTTGTCAATGGAAACTCGCAGGTTTTGTTTGGCTTTGTCTAGGGTGACCTGCTCTTCATCATTATCCATTTCATAGCCGAAGTCTGGATTCGTGGAATACACTACGTTTAATCTATCTTTCCAATCATTATTTTTCATACTCGTCATTTTTAATCCTTTTCAAAAGTATTAAACTTATGGAAAAGAGCAAAATTTGAACCTCTTTTCATTGTTTTGTTTAATCTCTATTAAGGTTTTCTGTTATAGGGTTGTCAGTCTCAAAAAAGATTGTACTTTTGCAAAATACCAAATTTAGTAAGAAGTATGAGCACATCTATACGAAAAGAGGCGGATAAAGTGCCGGAGCCTACCTTGCGCAGACTTCCCTGGTATCTGTCTAATATAAAACTAATGAAAGAAAAAGGAGAACAGTACGTCTCTTCTACACAAATCTCTAAAGAAATAAATATTGACGCTTCTCAAATCGCCAAGGATTTATCCTACGTCAATATCTCCGGGCGCACGAGAGTAGGGTATAACATTGATGCGCTGATTGAAGTGTTGGAGAGTTTTCTTGGATTTACCAATATGCACAAAGCCTTCTTGTTTGGTGTAGGTAGCTTGGGAGCTGCTTTGCTTCGGGATTCGGGTTTGCATCATTTCGGGCTGGAGATTGTGGCAGCTTTTGATGTGAATCCGGAATTGGTGGGAAAAGACTTGAATGGTATTCCTATTTTTCACTCCGATGACTTTGAGGCAAAGATGAAAGAATACGATGTAAATATCGGTGTATTGACCGTACCTATTAATATTGCTCAGGAAATTACAGATAAGATGGTAGACGGAGGCATAAAAGCCGTATGGAACTTTACTCCTTTCCGAATCCGTGTACCCGAGAATATAGTGGTGCAGAATACGTCTCTATATGCTCATTTGGCTGTTATGTTTAACCGATTGAATTTTAACGAGAAATAATGAAGATTATTGCAGTAGGAATGAACTACGCCCAGCATAACAAAGAACTGGGACATACACAAGTAAATACGGAGCCGGTGATTTTTATGAAGCCTGATTCTGCTATTCTGAAGGATGGCAAACCGTTTTTCATTCCCGACTTTTCTAAAGAGATACATTATGAAACGGAGCTGGTGGTTCGTATTAATCGATTGGGGAAAAATATAGCTCCCCGCTTTGCTAACCGTTATTATGATGCAGTGACTGTAGGGATCGACTTTACGGCTCGTGACCTTCAGCGAAAGTTCCGTGAGCAGGGTAATCCCTGGGAGCTTTGCAAAGGTTTTGATTCGTCGGCTGCTATTGGAACTTTTGTTCCGGTGGAGCACTATAAGGATATTCAGAATCTTGACTTTCATTTGTTGATCGACGGTAAGGAAGTGCAGCGCGGTTGTACGGCAGATATGCTTTTCAAGATAGATGATATAATCGCTTATGTAAGCCAGTTTGTAACTTTGAAAATTGGTGACTTGCTCTTTACTGGGACTCCTGTGGGTGTAGGTCCTGTTAGTATCGGACAGCGTTTGCAAGGTTATCTGGAGGGAGAAAAACTGCTGGATTTCTATATTCGTTGATCTTTTTTTATTCATTAGTACTCATTTGTTATATAAAATATGAAGATAAGAGTAGGCTTTGGTTTCGACGTACATCAGTTGGTCGAAGGTCGTGAGTTATGGCTGGGTGGCATTCTTTTGGAACACACAAAAGGATTGCTGGGGCATTCGGATGCTGATGTATTATTGCATGCTGTTTGCGATGCTCTGTTGGGGGCGGCGAATATGCGTGATATTGGCTATCATTTCCCCGATACGGCAGGAGAATTTAAGAATATAGATAGCAAGATACTGCTGAAAAAAACAGTGGAGTTGATTGCTACCAAAGGATATAAAGTGGGCAATATCGATGCAACTATTTGTGCCGAACGCCCGAAGTTAAAAGCGCACATTCCTTTGATGCAGGAGACGATGGCAACTGTTATGGGGATTGATATGGATGATATTTCCATTAAGGCGACTACTACCGAGAAACTCGG includes:
- the tsf gene encoding translation elongation factor Ts; translated protein: MAVSMADITKLRKMTGAGMMDCKNALTEAEGDFDKAMEIIRKKGQAVAAKRSEREASEGCVLAKTTGDRAVIVALKCETDFVAQNADFVKLTQDILDLAVANKCATLDEVKALPMGNGTVQDAVTDRSGITGEKMELDGYMTVEGVCTAVYNHMNRNGLCTIVAFNKEVNEQLAKQIAMQIAAMNPIAIDEDGVSEEVKQKEIEVAIEKTKAEQVQKAVEAALKKANINPAHVDSEEHMDSNMAKGWITAEDVAKAKEIIATVSAEKAAHLPEQMIQNIAKGRLGKFLKEVCLLNQEDIMDGKKTVREVLAAADPELKIVDFKRFTLKAE
- a CDS encoding translation initiation factor, translated to MKNNDWKDRLNVVYSTNPDFGYEMDNDEEQVTLDKAKQNLRVSIDKKNRGGKVVTLITGFIGTENDLKELGKLLKSKCGVGGSAKDGEIMVQGDFKTKIIELLIKEGYARTKGIGG
- the ispF gene encoding 2-C-methyl-D-erythritol 2,4-cyclodiphosphate synthase — translated: MKIRVGFGFDVHQLVEGRELWLGGILLEHTKGLLGHSDADVLLHAVCDALLGAANMRDIGYHFPDTAGEFKNIDSKILLKKTVELIATKGYKVGNIDATICAERPKLKAHIPLMQETMATVMGIDMDDISIKATTTEKLGFTGREEGISAYATVLIEKIS
- a CDS encoding TlpA family protein disulfide reductase, whose amino-acid sequence is MRKVTLFCAVTLFSLLSFAQDNNADIVKVGDSMPAFTLHSTVNGTVNSEDLKGKVVLINIFATWCGPCQSELAEVQKTLWPKYKDNKDFCMLVIGREHTDDQLTKYNKRKGFTFPLYPDPKREVTGKFASQYIPRSYLIDKEGKVISATVGYKKEEMDKLMKEIDKALK
- a CDS encoding fumarylacetoacetate hydrolase family protein, with product MKIIAVGMNYAQHNKELGHTQVNTEPVIFMKPDSAILKDGKPFFIPDFSKEIHYETELVVRINRLGKNIAPRFANRYYDAVTVGIDFTARDLQRKFREQGNPWELCKGFDSSAAIGTFVPVEHYKDIQNLDFHLLIDGKEVQRGCTADMLFKIDDIIAYVSQFVTLKIGDLLFTGTPVGVGPVSIGQRLQGYLEGEKLLDFYIR
- a CDS encoding redox-sensing transcriptional repressor Rex; amino-acid sequence: MSTSIRKEADKVPEPTLRRLPWYLSNIKLMKEKGEQYVSSTQISKEINIDASQIAKDLSYVNISGRTRVGYNIDALIEVLESFLGFTNMHKAFLFGVGSLGAALLRDSGLHHFGLEIVAAFDVNPELVGKDLNGIPIFHSDDFEAKMKEYDVNIGVLTVPINIAQEITDKMVDGGIKAVWNFTPFRIRVPENIVVQNTSLYAHLAVMFNRLNFNEK